In Gymnogyps californianus isolate 813 chromosome 20, ASM1813914v2, whole genome shotgun sequence, a single window of DNA contains:
- the MDH2 gene encoding malate dehydrogenase, mitochondrial isoform X1 has protein sequence MLSRLARPAAAALRRGLATTAQNNAKVAVLGASGGIGQPLSLLLKNSPLVSRLSLYDIAHTPGVAADLSHIETRANVKGFLGPEQLPECLKGCDVVVIPAGVPRKPGMTRDDLFNTNASIVATLTSACAKHCPEAMICIISNPVNSTIPITSEVFKKHGVYNPNRIFGVTTLDIVRANTFVAELKGLDPARVSVPVIGGHAGKTIIPLISQCTPKVDFPQDQLEKLTGRIQEAGTEVVKAKAGAGSATLSMAYAGARFVFSLVDAMNGKEGVIECAFVRSEETESPYFSTPLLLGKNGIEKNLGIGKISPFEEKMIAEAMSELKGSIKKGEEFAKNFK, from the exons ATGCTGTCCCGCCTCGCCCgtcccgccgccgcggccctCCGCCGGGGCCTCGCCACCACCGCCCAG aacaATGCCAAGGTAGCAGTGCTGGGGGCCTCGGGAGGCATTGGCCagcctctctcccttctcctgaaGAACAGCCCGCTGGTGAGCAGGCTCAGCCTTTACGATATTGCTCATACTCCAGGCGTTGCAGCTGACCTCAGCCACATCGAGACAAGAGCAAATGTTAAAG GCTTCCTGGGACCTGAGCAGTTGCCAGAATGTCTGAAGGGCTGTGATGTTGTAGTTATTCCCGCCGGAGTCCCTAGAAAACCAG GTATGACCCGTGATGACCTGTTCAACACCAATGCTAGCATTGTTGCTACTTTGACATCTGCCTGTGCAAAGCACTGTCCAGAAGCCATGATCTGTATTATTTCTAACCCG GTAAATTCAACCATCCCGATAACTTCAGAAGTCTTCAAGAAGCATGGTGTGTATAATCCCAACAGAATCTTTGGTGTTACAACACTGGACATTGTCAGAGCAAATACTTTTGTGGCTGAACTTAAG GGCTTAGATCCAGCTCGAGTAAGTGTTCCAGTTATTGGTGGCCATGCCGGGAAGACTATCATCCCTCTGATCTCTCAG TGCACACCAAAAGTGGACTTTCCTCAGGATCAATTGGAAAAGCTTACAGGGAGAATTCAAGAAGCTGGCACTGAAGTTGTCAAAGCTAAAGCGGGAGCAG GATCTGCCACCTTGTCTATGGCCTACGCTGGCGCTCGATTTGTGTTCTCTCTGGTGGATGCAATGAATGGAAAGGAAGGCGTTATTGAATGTGCCTTTGTTCGATCGGAAGAGACGGAGAGCCCATACTTCTCTACACCTCTGCTACTGGGA aaaaATGGAATTGAGAAGAACCTAGGTATTGGCAAGATCTCCCCCTTTGAAGAGAAGATGATTGCTGAGGCCATGTCTGAGCTGAAGGGTTCTattaagaaaggagaagagtttGCGAAGAACTTCAAGTGA
- the MDH2 gene encoding malate dehydrogenase, mitochondrial isoform X2, with protein sequence MLSRLARPAAAALRRGLATTAQNNAKVAVLGASGGIGQPLSLLLKNSPLVSRLSLYDIAHTPGVAADLSHIETRANVKGFLGPEQLPECLKGCDVVVIPAGVPRKPGMTRDDLFNTNASIVATLTSACAKHCPEAMICIISNPGLDPARVSVPVIGGHAGKTIIPLISQCTPKVDFPQDQLEKLTGRIQEAGTEVVKAKAGAGSATLSMAYAGARFVFSLVDAMNGKEGVIECAFVRSEETESPYFSTPLLLGKNGIEKNLGIGKISPFEEKMIAEAMSELKGSIKKGEEFAKNFK encoded by the exons ATGCTGTCCCGCCTCGCCCgtcccgccgccgcggccctCCGCCGGGGCCTCGCCACCACCGCCCAG aacaATGCCAAGGTAGCAGTGCTGGGGGCCTCGGGAGGCATTGGCCagcctctctcccttctcctgaaGAACAGCCCGCTGGTGAGCAGGCTCAGCCTTTACGATATTGCTCATACTCCAGGCGTTGCAGCTGACCTCAGCCACATCGAGACAAGAGCAAATGTTAAAG GCTTCCTGGGACCTGAGCAGTTGCCAGAATGTCTGAAGGGCTGTGATGTTGTAGTTATTCCCGCCGGAGTCCCTAGAAAACCAG GTATGACCCGTGATGACCTGTTCAACACCAATGCTAGCATTGTTGCTACTTTGACATCTGCCTGTGCAAAGCACTGTCCAGAAGCCATGATCTGTATTATTTCTAACCCG GGCTTAGATCCAGCTCGAGTAAGTGTTCCAGTTATTGGTGGCCATGCCGGGAAGACTATCATCCCTCTGATCTCTCAG TGCACACCAAAAGTGGACTTTCCTCAGGATCAATTGGAAAAGCTTACAGGGAGAATTCAAGAAGCTGGCACTGAAGTTGTCAAAGCTAAAGCGGGAGCAG GATCTGCCACCTTGTCTATGGCCTACGCTGGCGCTCGATTTGTGTTCTCTCTGGTGGATGCAATGAATGGAAAGGAAGGCGTTATTGAATGTGCCTTTGTTCGATCGGAAGAGACGGAGAGCCCATACTTCTCTACACCTCTGCTACTGGGA aaaaATGGAATTGAGAAGAACCTAGGTATTGGCAAGATCTCCCCCTTTGAAGAGAAGATGATTGCTGAGGCCATGTCTGAGCTGAAGGGTTCTattaagaaaggagaagagtttGCGAAGAACTTCAAGTGA